The genomic interval GCTTATATGAATGAACATGTTCTGAAACTGATTCTGGGGATTCTGAGCCTGGCATTTGTGGCCAATACCCTGCGCAAACCCACCCAAAGCGGCAGACAAGGCTCTGCCATCGCCGGACGTTTCTGGGGAACGGTTACGGGCTATACCAGCTTTGTGGCCCACGCCGGTGGACCGCCGGTGAATATGTATCTGTTACCGCTGAGACTGCCAAAAACCGAATATGTGGCAACCACGGTGCTGTTCTTTGCGGTGGTGAATTACGTCAAACTGATTCCCTATTATTTTCTGGATCAGCTCTACACCGAACACTTATTTAAATCTCTGATCTTGCTGCCGTTTGCATACCTTGGCGTAATTCTGGGTGTGTTTTTGCATACCAGAGTATCCGACAAAGTCTTTTATCAACTGTGCTATGCCTTCCTGGCGGTCGTGGGAATAAAGCTGATATATGACGGTGTAACCGGGTTTTAGTCCTGCCTTCGGCTCGTGGTTTCATGGGCCGGCCATCGGTCCTCGACTACCGATCTGCCGTTCTTTCAAAGCTGATTCCGTTTTTTCATTGCTTTTTGCATACAAATTGTATTCAAATTGACTTTAAATCATTCAAAGCACCTGCTGGTCTGCCATGACCCAAACCCAGCTTCTGACAAGCGGATCCGACTGATGACTCATCAACACAAGCACTCTCCCAAATGGTCCTTCTGGGTTGATCGCGGCGGTACTTTTACTGACATCGTTGCCCGCCAACCGAATGGTGAGTTGGTGACCTGCAAACTGCTGTCAGAAAATCCCCATCAGTACGACGATGCCGTCATTCAAGGTATTCGTACCCTGATGCAGCTGGAAGCGGATGACGAGATTCCGACCACGCTGATTGAAGAAGTCAAAATGGGCACCACCGTGGCCACCAATGCATTGCTCGAACACAAAGGCGAAGATACGCTGCTGATTACCACCAAAGGCTTTGCTGATGTACTGCGCATCGGTTACCAGACCCGCCCGGATCTGTTTGCCATCGATATCAAACTACCGGAGATGATCTATCGCCAGGTGCTGGAGGTGGATGAACGGGTGTCGGCACAGGGTGAAGTACTCATATCGCCAGACCCGGTTCGCATTCAGGCTGATCTGCGACACGCCTGGGATCAGGGCCTCCGCTCATGTGCGATTGTGCTGATGCACAGCTATCAGTTTTCCGATCACGAAGAACTGGTTGCCAGGCTTGCAGCAGCCGTCGGCTTTGAACAGATTTCCGTCAGCTCACGCCTCAGCCCGCTGATGAAAATTGTCAGCCGCGGAGACACGACCGTAGCGGATGCTTATTTGTCGCCGATTCTGCGTCGATATGTCGATAAAGTAGCGGCAAAACTCGGGAATTTTGCCGACCAGCCAGGGCGGCTGATGTTCATGCAGTCCAATGGCGGACTGACCGATGCCCGCATTTTTAATGGCAAAGACGCGATTTTGTCCGGGCCGGCCGGTGGAGTGGTGGGTATGGTTCAGACTGCGGCAACTGCGGGTTTTGATCGGCTGATCGGTTTTGATATGGGCGGCACCTCCACCGATGTCTGTCATTATCAGGGCGAATACGAGCGCAGCTTTGAGACCGAAGTAGCGGGTTTTCGGCTACAAACGCCGATGATGTCCATTCATACTGTCGCCGCTGGTGGCGGTTCCATTTTAACGTTCGATGGCAGTCGTTTACGGGTAGGGCCCGATTCTGCGGGAGCCTTTCCCGGTCCGGCCTGCTATCGCAATGGTGGTCCGCTGACCGTAACCGATTGCAACGTAATGCTGGGCAAATTGCAGCCGTCTTACTTTCCCAAGGTGTTTGGCCCGCATGGCAATGAATCCATCGACGCTTCCATCGTAATGGAAAAATTCCAGCAGCTCAGCGACGACATCAACCGTCAAACCGGCAGCCATATGACACCACAACAGGTGGCAGAAGGCTTTCTGACCATCGCGGTGGAAAACATGGCCAATGCCATCAAACATATTTCCACCCAGCGCGGTTACGATGTTCAACATTACACCCTGTGCTGCTTTGGTGGTGCCGGAGGTCAACACGCCTGTCTGGTCGCTGACGCACTCGGCATGAAGCGGGTGTTCCTGCACCCTTATTCCGGAGTACTGTCGGCCTTTGGCATGGGCCTCGCTGATATTCGGGAGATTAACGAGCAATCGGTTGAACAGCCACTGACACCGGAGACACTGGAACAGTTACAAAAGGTCGTGGTAACACTGGCCCGACAAGGCCGGGAGAAACTGCACCAACAGCGGGTCGAAGAACCCAATATCACCACCATCACCCGGCTGCATCTGAAGTACGCCGGTTCAGACACCAGTTTGTTGGTTCCCTACGGGGATCTGCCGACCATTCGCCAGACATTCGAACATGAACACCAGCAGCGCTTTGGTTTTATCGCCAGAGACAAAGCCCTGATTATCGAGGCGATACAGGTGGAAAGCATTGGCGGTGGAAGCCCGGCGGTGACTCATATCCCCCAGATAACCAACGCCCCATCGGCCAATCAGCCACAACCCCAAAACCATACCGTGACGACCGGTGGAAACACCGCTCAGGCACCATTTTATCTGCGCGAACAGTTGTCTGCCGGTATCGCCATCAAAGGACCGGCGGTGATCATCGAAGCCAATAGCACCATCGTCATCGAACCGGGCTGGCAAGGCTGTCTCAGTGATCACAATGATGTGATTCTGGAACGGATGGAAGCCCTGCCGGCGCGAGTATCCATCGGCACTGATGCCGATCCAGTCATGCTGGAAATCTTTAACAATCTGTACATGCACGTTGCCGAACAGATGGGACTGGTACTGCAAAACACAGCGGTCTCGGTCAATATCAAGGAGCGTCTCGATTTTTCCTGTGCCATCTTTGATCAGGATGGCGAGCTGGTGGCCAATGCTCCGCATGTGCCGGTGCATCTGGGCTCCATGAGCCACAGCATCAAAACGGTGATCGAGAACAACCGTGGTCAGATTCATCCAGGCGATGTGTTCATGCTGAATGACCCCTATCACGGTGGCACCCATCTGCCTGATATCACCGTTATCAAACCTGTCTTCGACGACACACTGACCAACATCTGTTTTTATGTCGCGGCGCGGGGTCATCATGCCGATGTCGGTGGTATTACACCCGGATCGATGCCTTCGGATTCCACCCATATCGAACAGGAAGGCATTCTGCTTGATAACATCCGCATCGTTGCTGGTGGTGAATTTCAGGAACAGACCGTCAGAGGCTTATTGCTTGGTCACCGATACCCGGTACGCAATATCGACTACAACATCGCCGACCTGCGTGCTCAGATTGCCGCCTGCGAGTCCGGCACTCATACCTTGCAGGGTATTGTTCGCCAGTACGGCCTTGATGTGGTGCAGGCTTACATGAAGCATGTGCAGGAAAATGCCGAGGAATGCGTTCGCCGGGTGATTGATGTGCTGGCGGACAGTGAATTCAGCTGCACCATGGATGACGGCAGCGAAATACATGTGGCCATCCGGGTTGATCGACAGAACCGGGCAGCGCACATTGACTTCGGCGGGACCAGCCCACAACACCCGCAAAACTATAACGCCCCTTTGGCTGTCACCCATGCTGCGGTGTTATATACGTTTCGCTGCCTGGTAAACGATCAGATTCCACTCAATGGCGGCTGCCTGCGGCCTTTGCACATTAGCGTACCCACCGGCAGTATGCTGAATCCACAGTTTCCGGCTGCCGTGGTGGCCGGTAATGTGGAAGTCTCGCAGGCGGTGGTGGATGCCCTGTTTGGTGCGCTGGACATTGCAGCAGCCTCTCAGGGAACGATGAACAATGTCACCTGGGGTAACGAACGTTATCAGTATTACGAAACCCTCTGTGGCGGCAGTGGTGCCAGCCTTCGCCAGGCTGGTGCCAGTGCTGTACATACCCATATGACCAATTCCCGGCTGACTGATCCGGAGGTGCTCGAATGGCGCTTTCCGGTACGCCTGGAGGAGTTTTGCATTCGCCATCATTCCGGTGGCTCCGGTCACCATCGTGGCGGAGATGGCGTGATCCGGAAAACCCGTTTTCTGGAAACCATGGATGTGAGCATCCTGTCCAATCGACGTGAAATTCCCCCCTATGGACTGGCCGGAGGCGAACCCGGCCAGGTAGGTCATAACACTGTTGTCAGAACCGACGGTCAGCAGTTGGAGCTTGGCGCCAAAGCCAGTGCCCGGTTGCAAAGCGGCGACATTCTCATCATAGCCACCCCCGGTGGTGGCGGTTTTGGTCAACCCTGAAGCGAGCATTTC from Gynuella sunshinyii YC6258 carries:
- a CDS encoding sulfite exporter TauE/SafE family protein, which gives rise to MDISYFHFFLVAIPVVLIVGISKAGFGGGLGVVGVPAMTLIMGPVEAAAILLPVLCFMDLFGVQKFWRQWNVPAARLLIPSAMAGIALGTLTFAYMNEHVLKLILGILSLAFVANTLRKPTQSGRQGSAIAGRFWGTVTGYTSFVAHAGGPPVNMYLLPLRLPKTEYVATTVLFFAVVNYVKLIPYYFLDQLYTEHLFKSLILLPFAYLGVILGVFLHTRVSDKVFYQLCYAFLAVVGIKLIYDGVTGF
- a CDS encoding hydantoinase B/oxoprolinase family protein, translated to MTHQHKHSPKWSFWVDRGGTFTDIVARQPNGELVTCKLLSENPHQYDDAVIQGIRTLMQLEADDEIPTTLIEEVKMGTTVATNALLEHKGEDTLLITTKGFADVLRIGYQTRPDLFAIDIKLPEMIYRQVLEVDERVSAQGEVLISPDPVRIQADLRHAWDQGLRSCAIVLMHSYQFSDHEELVARLAAAVGFEQISVSSRLSPLMKIVSRGDTTVADAYLSPILRRYVDKVAAKLGNFADQPGRLMFMQSNGGLTDARIFNGKDAILSGPAGGVVGMVQTAATAGFDRLIGFDMGGTSTDVCHYQGEYERSFETEVAGFRLQTPMMSIHTVAAGGGSILTFDGSRLRVGPDSAGAFPGPACYRNGGPLTVTDCNVMLGKLQPSYFPKVFGPHGNESIDASIVMEKFQQLSDDINRQTGSHMTPQQVAEGFLTIAVENMANAIKHISTQRGYDVQHYTLCCFGGAGGQHACLVADALGMKRVFLHPYSGVLSAFGMGLADIREINEQSVEQPLTPETLEQLQKVVVTLARQGREKLHQQRVEEPNITTITRLHLKYAGSDTSLLVPYGDLPTIRQTFEHEHQQRFGFIARDKALIIEAIQVESIGGGSPAVTHIPQITNAPSANQPQPQNHTVTTGGNTAQAPFYLREQLSAGIAIKGPAVIIEANSTIVIEPGWQGCLSDHNDVILERMEALPARVSIGTDADPVMLEIFNNLYMHVAEQMGLVLQNTAVSVNIKERLDFSCAIFDQDGELVANAPHVPVHLGSMSHSIKTVIENNRGQIHPGDVFMLNDPYHGGTHLPDITVIKPVFDDTLTNICFYVAARGHHADVGGITPGSMPSDSTHIEQEGILLDNIRIVAGGEFQEQTVRGLLLGHRYPVRNIDYNIADLRAQIAACESGTHTLQGIVRQYGLDVVQAYMKHVQENAEECVRRVIDVLADSEFSCTMDDGSEIHVAIRVDRQNRAAHIDFGGTSPQHPQNYNAPLAVTHAAVLYTFRCLVNDQIPLNGGCLRPLHISVPTGSMLNPQFPAAVVAGNVEVSQAVVDALFGALDIAAASQGTMNNVTWGNERYQYYETLCGGSGASLRQAGASAVHTHMTNSRLTDPEVLEWRFPVRLEEFCIRHHSGGSGHHRGGDGVIRKTRFLETMDVSILSNRREIPPYGLAGGEPGQVGHNTVVRTDGQQLELGAKASARLQSGDILIIATPGGGGFGQP